One genomic segment of Rivularia sp. PCC 7116 includes these proteins:
- the bchH gene encoding magnesium chelatase subunit H, which yields MKRIVLIAGFESFNAGLYRQAADMAVSRCSDLDIRVFSDRDINSKQVEVETALQGADVFFGSLLFDYDQVLWLRERVSDIPIRLVFESALELMSCNKIGDFAIGDKPKGMPKPVKFILDKFGNGREEDKLAGYISFLKIGPKLLKFVPVQKVQDLRNWLIIYGYWNAGGSENVASLFWTLAEKYLDLKVGNIPAPLETPNMGLLHPDYDGYFESPQEYLAWYEKRKIPPSPPYERGEENADGLEITAYKQEHLSPPSQGGLGESETRNKVIGILLYRKHVITKQPYIPQLIKRFEEAGLIPLPIFINGVEGHVAVRDWMTTDYETQQREQGNKITLSLSPEAAKVDAIVSTIGFPLVGGPAGSMEAGRQVDIAKGILAAKNVPYIVAAPLLIQDIHSWTRQGIGGLQSVVLYALPELDGAIDTVPLGGLVGEDIYLVPERVQRLIGRVKSWVNLRQKPASERKIAVILYGFPPGYGATGTAALLNVPRSLLNFLQGLKQQGYDVGELPEDGEELIRLVKEADESYSENNVEMLNLTSQNTVNVRKLEKWLGYLQTSRVEKQWKSLTGSGIKTYGDRFHLGGVQLGNVWIGVQPPLGIQGDPMRLMFERGLTPHPQYAAYYKWLQNDFAADALVHFGMHGTVEWLPGSPLGNTGYSWSDILLGDLPNLYIYAANNPSESILAKRRGYGVLISHNVPPYGRAGLYKELMALRDLVAEYREDPQKNYALKEGICKKIIDSGLDADCPFEEAKKLGIEFTPENIGMFSQNVFDDYLVKLYEYLQVLENRLFSSGLHVLGAAPNQEEMQSYLDAYFGEEEEENQPQSYRVSRGEEEERIKDLLKQSTDELKNLLRGLNGEYIPPAPGGDLLRDGAGVLPTGRNIHALDPYRMPSPAAYERGREVARKIIQQHLQENGSYPETVAVMLWGLDAIKTKGESLGILLELVGAEPVKEGTGRIVRYELKPLVEVGHPRIDVLGNLSGIFRDSFVNIIELLDDLFQRAADVDEPVDKNFIRKHALELKQKGVENTSARLFSNPAGDFGSLVNDRVVDSNWESSDELANTWQSRNVFSYGRQDKGQARPEVLNQLLGSTSQIVQEIDSVEYGLTDIQEYYGNTGGLKKAAEKQAGKKVKASFVESFSKDTTPRYLDDLLRMEYRTKLLNPKWAEAMVNQGSGGAFEVSQRMTALIGWGGTADFTDEWVYEQAADTYALDAEMAEKLRKANPEAFKNIVGRMLEAHGRGFWDASDEKLQKLRELYELTDEQLEGVTV from the coding sequence ATGAAGCGTATCGTCTTGATTGCAGGGTTTGAATCTTTCAACGCTGGTTTGTACCGCCAAGCTGCTGATATGGCTGTATCTCGCTGTAGTGATTTGGATATTCGGGTGTTTAGCGATCGCGATATCAACAGCAAACAAGTTGAGGTTGAAACTGCACTTCAAGGCGCTGATGTGTTTTTTGGTAGTTTGCTATTCGACTACGATCAAGTTTTATGGTTAAGGGAACGAGTCAGCGATATTCCCATTCGCTTGGTGTTTGAGTCAGCTTTGGAGTTGATGAGTTGCAACAAAATCGGGGATTTTGCAATTGGTGATAAACCCAAGGGAATGCCCAAGCCTGTAAAATTTATCTTGGATAAGTTTGGAAACGGGCGCGAAGAAGATAAACTTGCTGGCTATATTAGCTTCTTAAAAATTGGTCCCAAACTATTAAAATTTGTACCGGTACAAAAGGTTCAAGATTTACGCAACTGGTTAATTATCTATGGTTATTGGAATGCTGGTGGTTCCGAAAATGTCGCTTCATTGTTTTGGACGCTAGCAGAAAAATATTTAGATTTAAAAGTCGGCAATATTCCCGCACCTTTAGAAACTCCGAATATGGGATTGCTTCATCCCGATTACGACGGTTATTTTGAATCTCCGCAGGAATATTTGGCATGGTACGAGAAACGGAAGATCCCCCCTAGCCCCCCTTATGAAAGGGGGGAAGAAAACGCCGATGGTTTAGAAATTACTGCTTATAAACAAGAACATTTAAGCCCCCCTTCTCAAGGGGGTTTGGGGGAATCTGAAACTCGAAATAAAGTAATCGGAATTCTTTTATATAGAAAACACGTAATTACAAAACAACCATACATCCCCCAATTAATCAAACGCTTTGAAGAAGCTGGTTTAATTCCCTTACCGATATTCATCAATGGTGTGGAAGGACATGTCGCAGTACGCGATTGGATGACTACGGATTACGAAACTCAGCAACGCGAACAAGGTAATAAGATAACTCTTTCTCTTTCCCCAGAAGCGGCAAAAGTTGATGCAATTGTTTCTACTATCGGATTTCCTTTGGTGGGTGGCCCCGCAGGCTCTATGGAAGCGGGAAGACAGGTAGATATTGCCAAGGGAATTCTGGCAGCTAAAAATGTACCTTATATTGTTGCCGCACCTTTGTTGATTCAAGATATTCATTCCTGGACTCGTCAGGGTATTGGCGGATTACAAAGCGTCGTTTTATACGCACTGCCGGAACTTGATGGAGCAATTGACACGGTTCCCCTCGGTGGTTTGGTTGGGGAAGATATTTATTTGGTTCCGGAAAGGGTACAAAGGTTAATTGGCAGGGTGAAAAGTTGGGTAAATCTCCGACAAAAACCTGCCTCGGAGCGCAAAATTGCCGTTATTCTTTACGGTTTTCCACCGGGATACGGTGCGACGGGTACTGCTGCTTTATTAAATGTACCGCGCAGTTTGCTGAACTTTTTGCAAGGTTTGAAGCAACAAGGTTACGACGTTGGGGAATTACCAGAAGATGGGGAGGAGTTGATTCGTTTGGTGAAGGAAGCAGATGAATCCTACTCCGAAAATAATGTAGAGATGTTGAATTTAACGTCTCAAAATACTGTAAATGTCAGGAAGTTGGAAAAATGGCTGGGATATCTCCAAACAAGCCGTGTTGAAAAGCAGTGGAAATCGCTGACTGGTTCGGGTATCAAAACTTATGGCGATCGGTTTCATCTCGGTGGTGTTCAATTAGGTAATGTTTGGATTGGAGTTCAGCCACCGTTAGGTATTCAAGGCGACCCGATGCGGTTGATGTTTGAACGAGGTTTAACGCCGCATCCCCAATATGCTGCTTATTACAAGTGGTTGCAGAATGATTTTGCTGCCGATGCGCTGGTTCATTTTGGAATGCACGGCACTGTGGAATGGTTGCCCGGTTCGCCTTTAGGAAATACTGGTTATTCTTGGTCTGATATTTTACTTGGAGATTTGCCCAACCTATATATTTATGCTGCGAATAATCCTTCGGAATCAATTTTGGCGAAGCGTCGCGGTTATGGGGTGTTGATTTCCCATAATGTACCGCCTTACGGACGTGCGGGTTTGTATAAAGAGTTGATGGCTCTACGGGATTTAGTTGCAGAATATCGAGAAGATCCGCAGAAAAATTATGCCCTCAAAGAAGGAATTTGTAAAAAGATTATTGATAGTGGTTTGGATGCCGATTGTCCGTTTGAGGAGGCGAAGAAGCTGGGAATTGAGTTTACACCCGAAAATATCGGCATGTTTAGCCAAAATGTTTTTGATGATTACTTGGTGAAGCTGTACGAATATTTGCAGGTTTTGGAAAATCGACTGTTTTCTTCTGGGTTACATGTTTTGGGGGCAGCTCCGAATCAGGAGGAGATGCAGTCTTATTTGGATGCTTATTTTGGGGAGGAGGAAGAAGAAAATCAACCGCAGAGTTACAGAGTAAGCAGAGGGGAGGAGGAAGAGAGAATTAAAGATTTATTAAAACAAAGTACGGATGAGTTGAAGAATTTGTTACGGGGTTTGAATGGGGAATATATTCCACCAGCGCCGGGGGGAGATTTGTTACGAGATGGTGCTGGTGTGTTACCGACGGGAAGAAATATTCATGCTTTAGATCCCTACAGAATGCCTTCTCCTGCTGCTTACGAAAGGGGAAGAGAGGTTGCAAGGAAGATTATTCAGCAGCATTTACAAGAAAATGGCAGCTATCCGGAGACTGTAGCTGTGATGTTATGGGGATTGGATGCTATCAAAACTAAGGGCGAATCTTTAGGAATTTTATTGGAATTGGTAGGGGCAGAACCCGTCAAGGAAGGTACGGGAAGAATTGTTCGTTACGAGTTAAAACCTTTAGTAGAAGTTGGGCATCCCCGGATTGATGTTTTAGGAAATCTTTCGGGAATTTTCCGCGATAGTTTTGTGAATATTATTGAGTTGTTGGATGATTTGTTTCAACGTGCTGCTGATGTAGATGAGCCTGTAGATAAGAATTTTATTCGCAAGCACGCTTTGGAGTTAAAGCAAAAAGGTGTAGAGAATACTTCTGCGAGATTATTTTCTAATCCTGCTGGTGATTTTGGTTCTTTGGTAAACGATAGAGTCGTTGATAGTAATTGGGAATCTAGCGATGAGTTAGCCAATACCTGGCAAAGTCGCAATGTTTTTAGTTATGGCAGACAAGATAAAGGGCAAGCACGCCCGGAAGTGTTAAATCAACTTTTGGGAAGCACCAGTCAAATTGTCCAAGAAATTGATTCGGTAGAATACGGTTTAACCGATATTCAAGAATATTACGGAAATACTGGTGGTTTGAAGAAAGCTGCCGAAAAACAAGCTGGGAAGAAGGTGAAAGCTAGCTTTGTAGAAAGTTTTTCTAAGGATACTACCCCCCGCTATTTAGATGATTTATTGCGAATGGAATATCGTACTAAGTTGCTAAATCCCAAATGGGCTGAAGCGATGGTAAATCAAGGTAGCGGTGGTGCCTTTGAAGTCTCGCAACGCATGACAGCTTTGATTGGTTGGGGTGGTACTGCGGATTTTACTGATGAATGGGTATACGAGCAAGCAGCAGATACTTATGCTTTGGATGCCGAGATGGCGGAAAAGTTGAGGAAAGCGAATCCAGAAGCTTTTAAGAACATTGTAGGAAGAATGCTGGAAGCCCACGGAAGGGGCTTTTGGGATGCTAGCGACGAGAAGTTGCAGAAACTACGGGAGTTATATGAGTTAACCGATGAGCAATTAGAAGGAGTTACGGTTTAA
- a CDS encoding tetratricopeptide repeat protein → MDSLFINSLLEDLKNPDEVVREEATRKLWRLWFQQKGVYGLEKIEASQKLLDGGKITEAEEMLTQLIEDQPDFAEAWNRRAFLYYTNSEYEKSLADTQVAIELNPLHFGALHGMGLCYAALGEYARAINSFQRALEIQPYSLINQKLILECTLRLS, encoded by the coding sequence ATGGACTCTTTATTTATCAACTCGTTACTTGAAGATTTGAAAAATCCGGATGAAGTAGTAAGAGAAGAAGCAACTCGTAAATTATGGCGATTATGGTTTCAGCAAAAAGGAGTTTATGGATTAGAGAAAATAGAAGCTAGTCAGAAACTACTAGATGGAGGTAAAATCACCGAAGCCGAAGAGATGCTAACGCAGTTGATTGAAGATCAGCCCGATTTTGCCGAAGCTTGGAATCGTCGCGCTTTTCTTTACTACACCAACAGCGAATACGAAAAGTCTTTAGCCGATACTCAAGTAGCAATAGAACTAAATCCGCTACATTTTGGCGCACTTCACGGCATGGGCTTGTGTTATGCAGCTTTAGGAGAGTATGCAAGAGCAATTAATTCCTTCCAACGTGCTTTAGAAATTCAACCTTATTCTTTAATAAATCAAAAGTTGATTTTGGAATGTACTCTTAGACTCAGTTAA
- a CDS encoding O-antigen ligase family protein, which yields MNPDKTGNKRFSFGLEPPLGWTAILAFVFFTAVCIFSGATAILRNGYIALSLAVGLFLYIRYPILYIGFTWWLWFVTPFITRIVDWKSGFDPSRLMLVSQYLVTLLTLHTALIYLPKSLKQGGLPFVMAFLGVFYGGLIGLIKTSAFTAARGLFDWLPPIAFAFFLFIKWREYPQYRQVLQRTFIWGALVMGAYGVWQFIVAPDWDVFWLVETELKSMGDPEPLGLRVWSTMASPAPFAGVMLAGLLLLLTHSHYLNIPATAAGYLSFLLTSVRTLWGAWLVGLVTLFGSLKARSQMRLMVVVFMMVLCIAPLTTIEPFSDTITNRFETFTELDKDDSAQVRQKIYEEGLNKALTNGLGNGVGNTFTVNEQGVLEPIVIDSGFLDTFFTLGWFGAVFYLGGMLLLVYQVFQFTESRFDSFMAASRGIGIAMISTLAGNSGMLGVAGMVLWGFLAMALAGHNYHVHEQNRFRG from the coding sequence ATGAATCCCGATAAGACTGGTAATAAAAGATTTTCCTTTGGTTTAGAACCACCTTTAGGTTGGACGGCAATACTCGCATTTGTATTTTTTACCGCAGTATGTATATTTTCGGGTGCTACAGCAATTCTGCGAAATGGCTATATAGCGCTTTCGCTTGCAGTAGGTCTTTTTCTATATATACGATATCCTATTTTATACATTGGCTTTACCTGGTGGCTGTGGTTTGTTACGCCATTTATAACTCGTATAGTTGACTGGAAAAGTGGTTTTGACCCCAGCCGGTTGATGCTTGTATCGCAATACTTGGTAACTTTATTAACTTTACATACTGCTTTAATATATCTTCCCAAATCCTTAAAACAAGGTGGTTTACCTTTTGTGATGGCGTTTTTGGGGGTTTTCTATGGTGGGTTAATCGGACTGATTAAAACTTCAGCATTTACTGCGGCTAGGGGACTTTTTGACTGGCTACCTCCGATTGCTTTTGCTTTCTTTTTGTTTATCAAATGGCGAGAATATCCTCAGTATCGACAGGTACTTCAGCGCACCTTTATTTGGGGTGCGTTAGTAATGGGGGCTTATGGTGTTTGGCAGTTTATAGTAGCTCCTGATTGGGATGTATTTTGGCTGGTAGAAACCGAACTTAAAAGTATGGGCGATCCAGAGCCTTTGGGATTGCGCGTCTGGAGTACAATGGCTTCTCCCGCACCTTTCGCGGGTGTAATGCTAGCAGGTTTGTTGCTGTTACTTACTCACAGTCACTATTTAAATATTCCTGCGACTGCTGCGGGTTATTTGTCATTTTTGCTGACATCAGTACGTACTTTGTGGGGTGCTTGGTTGGTAGGATTGGTGACTTTGTTTGGTTCCCTCAAAGCACGCTCTCAAATGCGGTTGATGGTGGTTGTTTTCATGATGGTGCTTTGTATTGCTCCTTTAACAACTATTGAGCCATTTTCTGACACGATTACGAATCGCTTTGAAACTTTTACCGAATTAGACAAAGACGATAGCGCTCAGGTTAGACAAAAAATTTACGAAGAAGGTTTGAATAAAGCTCTTACTAATGGTTTGGGAAACGGGGTAGGAAATACGTTTACTGTTAACGAACAAGGAGTTTTGGAGCCAATTGTAATTGACAGTGGATTTCTAGATACTTTTTTCACATTAGGTTGGTTTGGAGCAGTATTTTATTTAGGTGGAATGCTGCTGCTGGTTTATCAGGTATTTCAATTCACTGAATCTCGTTTTGATTCTTTTATGGCTGCTTCGCGGGGTATTGGTATCGCGATGATTTCGACTTTGGCTGGTAATAGCGGCATGTTGGGAGTTGCTGGTATGGTGCTGTGGGGTTTCTTAGCTATGGCTTTAGCTGGACATAATTACCACGTACACGAGCAGAATCGGTTTCGGGGTTAG
- a CDS encoding N-acetylmuramoyl-L-alanine amidase — protein sequence MRFGIDIGHNSPPDTGANGIKYEDNLTLDVGNRVIGKLKDLGYQVINCKPAKSDSVGDSLRQRCAKANSSKVDIFVSIHFNAFNGFANGTEVFAASDTGKKIAKPVLDEILKMGFFNRGVKNGSHLFVMKNTNMPAILVECCFIDSAKDMKLFNSESMANAIVKGLTGKLPSSPVISVPDETSNPDVSVIRLQKALNRLRMTDYSGKPLDEDNVIGQATISAIKNFQEIVDIQQTGIAGDTTWGAINQVLAKPVMRKNHAGGIVMKYLQYRVGAEPDGIYGLFTEAAIQQFQRANGLYADGIVGNLTWRKLVE from the coding sequence ATGAGATTTGGTATAGATATTGGACATAACTCTCCTCCCGACACCGGAGCAAACGGAATTAAATACGAAGATAATTTAACTTTGGATGTCGGAAATAGAGTAATTGGTAAATTAAAAGATTTAGGATACCAAGTTATAAATTGTAAACCAGCGAAATCTGATAGTGTCGGCGACTCACTGCGTCAAAGATGTGCAAAAGCAAATAGCAGCAAAGTTGATATTTTTGTTTCCATACATTTTAACGCCTTTAACGGATTTGCGAACGGAACAGAAGTATTTGCTGCAAGCGACACTGGTAAAAAAATTGCCAAGCCGGTATTAGATGAAATTCTGAAAATGGGATTTTTTAATCGCGGTGTCAAAAATGGCTCTCATTTATTTGTGATGAAAAATACAAATATGCCTGCAATTTTGGTTGAATGCTGCTTTATTGATTCAGCAAAAGATATGAAATTGTTTAATTCAGAATCAATGGCAAATGCTATTGTTAAAGGATTAACTGGTAAATTACCTTCTTCTCCCGTTATTTCCGTACCCGATGAAACATCAAACCCCGATGTTTCTGTAATCAGATTGCAAAAAGCTTTAAACCGTTTAAGAATGACAGATTACAGCGGTAAACCTTTAGATGAAGACAACGTAATTGGACAAGCAACAATATCAGCAATCAAGAACTTTCAAGAAATAGTTGATATTCAACAAACAGGTATTGCTGGTGATACTACATGGGGAGCAATCAATCAAGTTTTAGCTAAGCCAGTAATGAGAAAAAATCATGCTGGTGGTATAGTTATGAAATATTTGCAATACCGTGTAGGTGCAGAACCTGACGGTATCTATGGATTATTTACAGAAGCTGCAATTCAACAATTTCAAAGAGCAAATGGTTTGTATGCTGATGGAATTGTAGGTAATTTGACTTGGCGGAAATTAGTTGAGTAG
- a CDS encoding GTP cyclohydrolase II produces the protein MSSSNGISKHIVLTSHPTQFGPKPIPIHWGAKNAMERGPAIATLTKQSHRNVVGTHSGNYSVYRALAVASGALQSNHKADLTNTSPVEHIGPHPSWFDADKIVSLDPFGAIVGEVFAPYYEKGYDIRPTIAITKAHINMPELHDAINKGRLQIDGKIMKSGGDLVVTKAAIESVWYLPGIAKRFKISEGDLRRALFEQTGGMFPELVTRSDLEVFLPPIGGLTVYIIGNVADITNPEKPVAVRVHDECNGSDVFGSDICTCRPYLVHGIELCVKTAQEGGVGVIVYNRKEGRALGEVTKFLVYNARKRQKGGDTAEAYFNRTECVAGVEDMRFQELMPDALHWLGITRIDRMVSMSNMKYNAITESGIEIVERIAIPEELIPDDARVEIEAKKAAGYYSETEVLDTSDLSEVKGRAL, from the coding sequence ATGTCTTCTTCTAACGGTATTTCAAAGCATATTGTACTTACTTCTCATCCTACTCAATTTGGTCCAAAACCTATTCCCATTCACTGGGGAGCAAAAAATGCAATGGAAAGAGGGCCAGCCATCGCGACTTTAACAAAACAATCGCATCGCAATGTTGTAGGTACTCATTCGGGAAATTATTCCGTATATCGAGCTTTAGCTGTAGCTAGCGGTGCCCTGCAATCAAACCATAAAGCAGATTTGACAAATACCTCTCCGGTGGAGCATATTGGCCCGCATCCAAGCTGGTTTGATGCTGACAAAATCGTTTCTTTAGATCCCTTTGGAGCGATAGTAGGTGAGGTATTCGCGCCATATTACGAAAAAGGCTATGATATCCGCCCTACTATTGCGATTACCAAAGCTCATATCAATATGCCGGAATTGCACGATGCCATTAATAAAGGAAGATTGCAAATTGATGGCAAAATCATGAAGTCTGGTGGAGACTTAGTTGTCACGAAAGCCGCTATCGAATCAGTTTGGTATTTACCAGGAATCGCCAAACGCTTTAAAATTAGCGAAGGAGATTTACGTCGGGCTTTATTTGAACAAACCGGAGGCATGTTTCCGGAATTAGTGACGCGCTCGGATTTAGAAGTATTTTTACCACCGATTGGCGGTTTAACAGTATATATCATTGGCAACGTTGCGGATATTACTAATCCAGAAAAACCTGTTGCCGTGCGCGTGCATGATGAATGCAACGGCTCTGATGTATTTGGCTCGGACATTTGCACCTGTCGTCCTTATTTAGTACATGGAATAGAACTTTGCGTAAAAACCGCTCAAGAAGGAGGAGTTGGTGTTATTGTTTACAACCGAAAAGAAGGGCGGGCTTTAGGGGAAGTAACCAAGTTTTTAGTTTACAACGCTCGCAAGCGTCAGAAAGGTGGAGATACTGCTGAGGCTTATTTTAACCGTACCGAATGCGTCGCTGGGGTTGAAGATATGCGTTTTCAAGAACTAATGCCCGATGCATTGCACTGGTTGGGTATTACTCGTATCGACCGTATGGTATCAATGAGTAATATGAAGTACAACGCCATCACCGAATCGGGAATTGAAATAGTTGAACGGATTGCGATTCCGGAAGAATTAATTCCTGATGATGCAAGAGTAGAAATTGAAGCTAAAAAAGCTGCTGGTTACTATAGCGAGACGGAAGTGCTTGATACTAGTGATTTGTCAGAGGTGAAAGGGCGTGCTTTGTAG
- a CDS encoding ABC transporter substrate-binding protein, with the protein MAFLHFKKKSFKFITVTFLVSSICIFCDRAVSQTNSQANNLAKTIYPEQIRVGIRTASSAIGSKNKDGSYGGFCGEFLNTLQQEVSRQNQQIPVIAKDIANQYRGREYPRYDGLIANQIEIECGPNSRSSLKLKDIRDNKPFRRKIQFSRKNFHTTGIKLLLNKETAEELENTPANQLKDKLSALPIAALRDTTTLKQFRINKDSYKSFIPYPRKKQINQKLDVRDLALDDLEAGKVKAFASDAIILRTLLEEGVAGEPGYRKSRQPLKNYNYVLYPQQPGIYLPNLEQQQYGIAIKNQTPYFKWLRKTVDRVLDNPSLNQAKQYIKEYENGKEIESIPSKEIKSTPKTSPKQESEENKDKGSRFDQILEILGKATLAITGLTALVKAFSSLGEAFSPDGRNKESEESESG; encoded by the coding sequence ATGGCTTTTCTCCACTTCAAGAAAAAATCATTTAAATTTATAACAGTAACTTTCCTCGTATCCTCAATCTGTATTTTTTGCGATCGCGCTGTTTCTCAAACTAATTCTCAAGCTAATAATCTAGCTAAAACGATTTATCCAGAACAGATTCGTGTGGGAATTCGGACTGCCTCTTCTGCGATTGGAAGTAAAAATAAAGATGGTTCCTACGGCGGCTTCTGTGGAGAATTTTTGAACACATTGCAGCAGGAAGTAAGTAGGCAAAATCAACAAATCCCAGTTATAGCGAAAGATATAGCGAATCAATATCGCGGAAGAGAATATCCCAGATATGACGGATTAATCGCAAATCAAATTGAAATTGAATGTGGTCCTAATTCTAGATCTTCCCTGAAATTAAAAGACATTCGAGATAACAAACCTTTTAGAAGAAAGATCCAATTTTCAAGGAAAAACTTCCATACTACTGGTATCAAATTACTTTTAAACAAAGAAACGGCAGAAGAATTAGAAAACACCCCTGCAAACCAGTTGAAAGACAAGCTTTCTGCGTTACCAATAGCTGCACTTAGAGATACAACAACTTTGAAGCAGTTTAGAATTAACAAAGATAGCTATAAAAGTTTCATTCCCTATCCCAGAAAGAAACAAATTAATCAAAAATTAGACGTTAGAGATTTAGCTTTAGATGATTTAGAAGCGGGTAAAGTTAAAGCATTTGCTAGCGATGCGATTATATTGCGAACTCTTTTAGAGGAGGGAGTCGCAGGAGAGCCGGGATATAGAAAAAGCAGACAACCATTGAAAAATTACAATTACGTTTTATATCCTCAACAACCTGGCATATATTTACCCAATCTAGAGCAACAACAATACGGCATCGCAATTAAAAATCAAACACCGTACTTTAAATGGCTGAGAAAAACAGTTGATAGAGTTCTCGATAATCCCAGTTTGAACCAAGCCAAACAATATATTAAAGAATACGAGAATGGTAAAGAGATTGAATCGATACCATCGAAAGAAATTAAATCAACTCCAAAAACTTCACCAAAACAGGAATCCGAGGAAAATAAAGATAAAGGTTCGCGATTCGATCAAATTTTAGAAATTCTCGGAAAAGCAACTTTAGCGATTACCGGATTAACTGCATTAGTTAAGGCATTTTCCAGTCTTGGTGAAGCATTCTCGCCTGATGGCAGAAATAAGGAAAGTGAAGAAAGCGAAAGCGGTTAA
- a CDS encoding VWD domain-containing protein: MRIKSISRFLSILIISAIAILLIFPTFDSSYAQESCQVTNAPNTEGKSYGDPHIKTFDGHRYSFQTVGEFILVKSKNCKFEVQVRQVPLNTSVSLNSAVAMKLADNLVGFYVQDFPDSDTSTPLRINGKPAKVEGKFLSLSDDGKIYKNGDNYVVEWATGEKVAVRIYQRGKFKYMDISVFVSNSPANQFIGLLGNANKNPKDDLRFRNGKKLPSKSTYGDVKNLVSRVSPVRLPLNRGMNAYLKKLNKDFGDSWRISQEESLFDYAPNQSTNTFTNRSFPSEYLTLGRLSTSELQSAQATCREQNVQPELMEGCIFDVAYSGYNGFARTAAKAGEMINLLEDLGIPNPLRKVVPKPVRDVIKKVPKLPRFPF, translated from the coding sequence ATGAGAATAAAATCAATATCGCGTTTCCTGAGTATTTTAATTATTAGTGCGATCGCGATTTTGCTAATATTTCCGACATTTGATAGCAGTTACGCTCAAGAAAGCTGTCAAGTAACAAATGCACCGAATACAGAAGGGAAAAGTTACGGCGATCCTCACATAAAGACCTTCGACGGACATCGATATAGTTTTCAGACAGTGGGAGAATTTATTCTCGTTAAGTCAAAAAACTGTAAATTTGAAGTACAGGTACGTCAAGTGCCGCTTAACACATCTGTGTCGCTGAATAGCGCGGTGGCAATGAAACTTGCAGACAACCTTGTAGGCTTTTACGTTCAAGATTTCCCAGATTCAGATACTTCAACCCCTCTGCGAATTAATGGAAAACCAGCAAAAGTCGAAGGTAAATTCCTATCCTTATCTGATGACGGTAAAATTTACAAAAACGGTGATAATTACGTCGTAGAGTGGGCAACTGGTGAGAAAGTTGCGGTTAGGATATACCAGCGCGGAAAGTTTAAATACATGGATATCTCCGTTTTTGTATCCAACTCTCCAGCAAATCAATTCATAGGCTTGTTGGGTAATGCTAATAAAAATCCAAAAGATGACTTACGCTTCCGTAATGGAAAGAAATTACCTTCAAAATCAACTTATGGTGATGTAAAAAATCTTGTAAGCCGAGTTTCTCCTGTTAGATTACCGCTTAACAGGGGCATGAATGCTTATTTAAAGAAATTGAATAAAGACTTTGGTGATAGCTGGCGTATTAGTCAGGAAGAATCACTGTTTGATTATGCACCAAACCAATCTACAAATACATTTACAAATCGCAGCTTTCCTTCGGAATATTTGACATTGGGTAGGTTATCAACATCTGAATTACAATCAGCGCAAGCCACCTGTCGCGAACAAAATGTACAACCAGAATTGATGGAAGGTTGTATTTTTGATGTTGCTTACTCTGGATATAACGGTTTTGCTCGTACTGCGGCTAAAGCAGGTGAGATGATAAATCTTCTCGAAGACTTAGGCATTCCCAATCCACTCCGCAAAGTTGTTCCAAAACCAGTTCGTGATGTAATCAAGAAAGTTCCTAAACTACCTCGTTTTCCGTTTTAG